One Triplophysa dalaica isolate WHDGS20190420 chromosome 1, ASM1584641v1, whole genome shotgun sequence DNA segment encodes these proteins:
- the ankrd46b gene encoding ankyrin repeat domain-containing protein 46: MSYVFINDLSQTSVPLLQACIDGDLSVARRLMETGCDPNIRDHRGRTGLHLAAARGNVDICRFLHKFGADLLATDYQGNTALHLCGHVDTIQFLVSNGLKIDICNHNGSTPLVLAKRRGVNKDAIRLLEGLEEQEVKGFNRGTHSKLEAMQMAESESAMESHSLLNPNLQNSEGVLSSFRSTWQEFVEDLGFWRVLLLLLVIALLSLGIAYYVSGVLPFSASQLELVH, translated from the exons ATGTCATATGTCTTCATCAATGACTTGTCGCAGACCAGTGTACCATTACTGCAGGCTTGCATTGATGGGGACTTGAGTGTCGCCAGGCGTCTGATGGAGACCGGCTGCGACCCCAACATCCGTGACCACCGGGGCCGTACAGGTCTACATCTGGCAGCTGCGCGGGGTAACGTTGACATCTGCCGCTTTCTGCACAAGTTTGGCGCAGATCTGCTCGCCACCGACTATCAGGGCAACACTGCGCTGCATCTGTGCGGACACGTGGATACCATTCAGTTTCTGGTGTCCAATGGGCTTAAAATTGATATTTG TAACCACAATGGTTCGACCCCACTGGTTCTGGCTAAGAGGAGAGGAGTAAATAAAGATGCCATACGGCTCCTGGAAGGGTTGGAAGAACAGGAGGTAAAGGGCTTCAACAGAGGAACCCACTCTAAACTGGAAGCCATGCAGATGGCTGAGAGTGAAAG TGCAATGGAGAGCCATTCACTGCTGAATCCAAACCTGCAGAACAGCGAGGGTGTGCTGTCCAGCTTTCGCTCCACCTGGCAGGAGTTTGTGGAGGACCTGGGCTTCTGGAGGGTCCTGCTTCTGCTTCTGGTCATCGCTCTCCTCTCGCTGGGCATTGCGTACTATGTCAGCGGTGTACTGCCCTTTTCTGCTAGCCAGCTTGAGTTGGTCCACTGA
- the LOC130417189 gene encoding E3 ubiquitin-protein ligase TRIM39-like produces MASSSSALSEEQLQCSICLEVFTDPVSTPCGHNFCRDCLKKCWDCTQYYNCPMCKETFKKRPELRVNTTFREFVDHFKKRSNDGEQMVRCDVCMGKCKRAVKSCLNCETSFCETHLEPHKTAPKLREHTLIDPVENLEEHICQNHKRPLDRFCRSDQVCVCHFCAQGDHKSHEIVPLEEESGNKAAEIRKTQKNIHLMIKDKQEKIEEIKALMECKNRNTEKEQTETEALFAALVSCIEKSKEELLEVMEEDREAAEGRARALTKELKKDITELKSRDAEIEKILHTDDHLHILQAKQSLCRPTRHNTLPVFNCNTHLDTEPLKKTLLQCQESFRNQMEELPIIKLKRIQKYAVDVTLNPTTAHPTIILSEDRKQVWCGGEEQNVPDSEERFSLRVSVLGEEGFSKGKFYFEVQVMGKTDWDIGVAKESIKRKGLISLSPNNGYWIFWHRNGDEYHVSDNLPIQLDIKVKPQKVGVFVDYEEGLVSFYDVNARSHIYSYSGQTFTEKLYPYACPCLHLLGKNADPLVFTSVERCE; encoded by the exons ATGGCTTCCTCCAGCAGCGCTCTGTCTGAAGAGCAGCTACAGTGCTCCATCTGTCTGGAAGTGTTCACTGATCCCGTCTCCACTCCATGTGGACACAACTTCTGCAGGGATTGCCTCAAGAAATGCTGGGACTGCACTCAGTATTATAACTGTCCGATGTGCAAGGAGACTTTCAAAAAGCGACCTGAGCTCAGAGTCAACACAACATTCAGAGAGTTTGTGGATCACTTTAAGAAGCGCAGTAATGATGGAGAGCAAATGGTGCGCTGTGATGTGTGTATGGGGAAGTGCAAAAGAGCGGTGAAGTCTTGTCTGAACTGTGAAACGTCGTTTTGTGAAACTCATCTGGAACCCCATAAAACTGCACCAAAACTGAGGGAGCACACACTCATTGACCCTGTGGAGAATCTTGAGGAACACATATGTCAGAATCATAAAAGACCTTTGGATCGGTTCTGTAGAagtgatcaggtgtgtgtgtgccattTCTGCGCCCAGGGAGACCACAAGAGCCATGAAATCGTTCCTCTAGAAGAGGAGAGTGGAAATAAAGCG GCTGAGATAAGGAAAACTCAAAAGAATATACATCTTATGATAAAGGATAAACAAGAAAAGATTGAAGAGATCAAAGCTTTGATGGAGTGCAAGAAT AGAAACACTGAGAAAGAGCAGACAGAAACTGAGGCACTTTTTGCGGCATTGGTGAGCTGCATTGAGAAAAGCAAGGAGGAACTTCTTGAAGTGATGGAGGAGGACAGGGAAGCGGCTGAAGGGCGAGCTAGAGCTCTTACTAAAGAGCTGAAGAAGGACATCACAGAGTTAAAGTCAAGAGACGCTGAAATTGAGAAGATCTTGCATACTGATGATCATCTCCACATCCTGCAG GCCAAGCAGTCCCTTTGTAGACCTACACGGCACAACACCCTGCCTGTATTTAACTGTAACACACATCTAGATACAGAGCCGCTGAAGAAAACACTGTTACAATGTCAGGAATCATTCCGCAATCAAATGGAGGAGCTTCCTATCATAA AACTTAAGAGGATTCAGAAATATGCAG TCGATGTGACTTTAAACCCCACCACAGCACATCCAACTATCATTTTGTCAGAAGATCGGAAACAAGTGTGGTGCGGAGGAGAAGAGCAGAATGTTCCAGACAGTGAGGAAAGATTCAGTTTGCGTGTTAGTGTTCTCGGAGAGGAGGGATTCTCCAAAGGGAAATTTTACTTTGAGGTGCAAGTCATGGGGAAAACAGACTGGGATATAGGGGTGGCTAAAGAGTCTATAAAAAGGAAAGGACTTATCTCACTGAGCCCAAATAATGGATACTGGATTTTTTGGCATAGGAATGGTGATGAGTATCATGTTAGTGATAATCTCCCTATACAGCTTGATATTAAGGTGAAGCCCCAAAAGGTTGGAGTATTTGTGGATTATGAGGAAGGTCTTGTCTCCTTCTATGATGTAAATGCCAGATCTCACATCTACTCTTATAGCGGTCAGACCTTCACTGAGAAACTTTACCCATATGCTTGTCCATGTTTACATCTTTTGGGTAAAAATGCAGACCCACTGGTCTTCACTTCTGTTGAACGTTGTGAATGA